The Dysgonomonadaceae bacterium PH5-43 sequence ATTAAATCATCATCGACACTGAAACAATACTGAGAGAGTAACAAAAATATACACATTAGTATATTCTTAAAAAGATTAAAACCTTTCATAGTTATTTGGTTTTGATTTATACTGTATTTTCCGGGCACAAATTTAGATATAATTGAAAGAAAAACCACAGTACTATTAAAAAGAATTATACTTTTGCATTCTTAATTAATAAAATATGAATAACACAGAAAGAAAACACATCACTTGGGTTGACTTACTTAGAGTAGTTGCCTGCTTTTTAGTTGTATTATCGCACGCCTGCGATCCTTTTGTTGGGCAGTTCAACAATAATCATTACGAATTTTTAACGGGAGCCTTCATAGGAAGTTTTGTTCGTCCGTGCGTTCCTTTATTTGTAATGATGTCTGCGGTATTATTATTACCGATTAATATGAGTATGACCAATTTTTACAAGAAAAGAACAAAAAGGTTACTAACGCCTTTCATCTTTTGGTCGTTGACGCTACCCATATTATATTATTTCTATGTAAACTCGGGAGTTTCTATTGTAAGTCCTAACATATTATTCTAAGACTATAAGCTACCTCGCACAATAGAAAAACTCTACACCTTTGTTTTTAATTTTAATTACGATACCACGCCCCTTTGGTATTTATATATGCTTATCGGA is a genomic window containing:
- a CDS encoding surface polysaccharide O-acyltransferase-like enzyme (product_source=COG3274; cog=COG3274; pfam=PF01757; superfamily=81665; transmembrane_helix_parts=Inside_1_11,TMhelix_12_34,Outside_35_46,TMhelix_47_69,Inside_70_89,TMhelix_90_112,Outside_113_118), with protein sequence MNNTERKHITWVDLLRVVACFLVVLSHACDPFVGQFNNNHYEFLTGAFIGSFVRPCVPLFVMMSAVLLLPINMSMTNFYKKRTKRLLTPFIFWSLTLPILYYFYVNSGVSIVSPNILF